A portion of the Chondrinema litorale genome contains these proteins:
- a CDS encoding helix-turn-helix domain-containing protein, with protein sequence MEFHERLCYLMDNRGIRNSDLWRKTGKHPATISNYRTGKTLPDTTFYFELIKSIPDMNGHWLLFGTGEPFLPNNQKKVNKSTDSVTVSGTENAVTSNEAIQEKISVLEKQVNAIVTGFQEVKEMTKIDLGKNKVYSYSEVVTESKNYAA encoded by the coding sequence ATGGAATTTCATGAAAGGTTATGTTACCTCATGGATAATAGAGGTATACGAAATAGTGATCTATGGAGAAAAACAGGTAAACATCCAGCAACAATTTCAAATTATAGAACTGGAAAAACATTACCTGATACAACATTTTATTTTGAATTGATTAAGTCTATTCCAGATATGAATGGGCACTGGTTATTATTTGGAACTGGAGAACCATTTTTGCCAAATAATCAAAAAAAAGTTAATAAGAGCACTGATTCGGTTACAGTTTCGGGTACAGAAAACGCTGTAACCTCAAATGAAGCAATCCAAGAAAAAATATCTGTTCTTGAAAAACAAGTAAATGCTATTGTTACTGGTTTTCAAGAAGTTAAGGAGATGACAAAAATTGATTTGGGAAAGAATAAGGTGTATTCGTACTCAGAGGTTGTAACTGAAAGTAAAAATTATGCTGCTTAA
- a CDS encoding site-specific integrase, producing MKVLFRARKAGEGFIILYCRITINQVRANADFSTHLKKIPSSDWDSKNQTCSKKHTEHNKELIEIREQLFDIYHQYLKSTGNEPDPNSVKRDFLKKIEIENFTITNVSALFLEQMKNNPHVKAGTKEKHKVHHRKIVKYLGLIKAESLEHHHLDRFYSSLIKQEKHQHNTAIRTIEYLKRVLKNAFEKGYLSFFPCNDYSLKRDRNEKKAYLTKDELQKLVSAKISNENLAQVRDAFVFCCYTGMDYGDYSRFTKKLVKEKDKQKYIDYKRNKSGQRGLVRLFGIAEIIAEKYDYNLPKFVNQNYNKLIKEVCFIAGIDEDKANKISTHSARVTAGMIWLNEGISLEIVSKMLGHASIETTQKYYAEITLDTMLRMTEKLA from the coding sequence ATGAAAGTATTATTTCGTGCTAGGAAAGCCGGAGAGGGCTTTATCATCCTTTATTGTAGAATCACTATCAACCAAGTGAGAGCTAATGCTGACTTTTCTACTCACTTAAAAAAAATTCCAAGTAGTGACTGGGATTCTAAAAATCAAACATGTTCTAAGAAACATACTGAGCACAACAAGGAGCTGATTGAAATTAGAGAGCAGCTTTTTGATATCTATCATCAATATTTAAAATCGACTGGTAATGAACCAGATCCTAACTCGGTGAAAAGAGATTTCTTAAAAAAAATTGAAATTGAGAATTTCACCATCACCAATGTTTCGGCTTTATTTCTGGAACAAATGAAAAATAATCCACATGTTAAAGCAGGTACCAAGGAAAAACATAAGGTCCATCACAGAAAAATTGTGAAGTATTTAGGACTCATTAAGGCTGAATCTTTAGAACATCATCACTTAGACCGTTTTTATTCTTCTCTAATAAAACAGGAAAAACACCAACATAATACTGCTATCAGAACAATTGAATATCTTAAAAGGGTGTTAAAAAATGCTTTTGAAAAAGGATATCTCAGTTTTTTCCCTTGTAATGATTATTCTCTCAAAAGAGACAGAAATGAGAAAAAAGCCTATCTTACCAAAGATGAACTACAAAAATTAGTTAGTGCTAAGATTAGTAATGAAAATTTAGCTCAGGTTAGAGATGCTTTTGTTTTTTGCTGTTACACAGGTATGGACTATGGTGACTACAGTAGATTTACCAAAAAGCTTGTTAAAGAAAAAGACAAGCAGAAATACATTGATTATAAGAGAAATAAAAGTGGACAGAGGGGACTAGTTAGGCTTTTTGGCATTGCTGAAATTATTGCAGAAAAATACGATTACAATTTACCCAAATTTGTAAACCAGAATTACAACAAACTTATCAAAGAGGTTTGTTTTATTGCTGGTATTGATGAAGATAAAGCTAACAAAATATCAACGCACTCAGCAAGGGTAACCGCTGGTATGATTTGGCTGAACGAAGGAATTAGTCTAGAAATAGTAAGCAAAATGCTCGGACATGCAAGCATAGAAACTACACAAAAATACTATGCTGAAATTACCCTAGATACTATGCTTAGAATGACTGAAAAACTAGCTTAA
- a CDS encoding DUF6584 family protein — protein sequence MMARDIRKRVIHKRISTIIEKHPPKKALKYLSGYLKAYYDDIWVLDKYAKLNYDIGNREVAGKYWFLKDNRTKEEEDCVYSFLQSKGFSYEHIANELVGHFFMSPRYFDSGSKQKLLVLFEIVKTLNGYIPKFMINWYNYFKKEVIVSELEINELKLKILKHHIDFMIRNLQNITNQKYINRELVICNLKTLQGYVTLDEIKFHLKKESLILSKYNKKDFKRLKKILS from the coding sequence ATGATGGCTAGAGATATTCGTAAGCGAGTTATCCATAAAAGAATTTCTACTATTATAGAAAAGCATCCTCCTAAAAAAGCGCTTAAATACTTAAGTGGATATTTAAAAGCATATTATGATGATATTTGGGTTTTGGATAAATATGCTAAACTGAATTATGATATAGGAAATAGAGAAGTTGCTGGGAAATATTGGTTTTTAAAAGATAATAGGACAAAAGAAGAAGAGGATTGTGTTTATTCATTTTTACAATCAAAAGGTTTTAGCTATGAGCATATAGCAAATGAATTAGTTGGTCATTTCTTTATGAGTCCTAGATATTTTGACTCAGGTTCAAAGCAAAAGCTTTTAGTATTATTTGAGATTGTCAAAACTTTAAATGGATATATTCCCAAATTTATGATAAACTGGTATAATTATTTTAAAAAAGAAGTGATTGTATCTGAACTTGAAATTAATGAGTTGAAACTAAAAATTTTAAAGCATCATATAGATTTCATGATAAGAAATCTACAAAATATAACCAATCAGAAATATATAAATAGGGAATTAGTAATCTGTAATTTGAAGACATTACAAGGATATGTTACTTTAGATGAAATTAAGTTTCACCTTAAAAAAGAATCTCTCATACTAAGTAAGTATAATAAGAAAGATTTCAAACGATTGAAAAAAATACTCTCCTAA
- a CDS encoding SMI1/KNR4 family protein, whose product MTPTVKLKSILDNQYKFEDGDAYRVELLEGMNQSEIEELKRNLPNQHLPTEIEGLLKFCRGFEFYGLEEVRFDSFGHFGFEEVFPNSIQLTGDGFGNFWILDIDSKGNWNEVYYVCHDPAVIVKHSNDLTQFIEHVDEFGRVGDESNLDIIHEQIVFNIWNEKVGIWEQNERDYDFESTVELPESFLIADLTNEPIQTGFAWGKFGVNSKIIRPTDEPIWIVEKKIKQGFLARLFNRSRK is encoded by the coding sequence ATGACACCAACTGTGAAACTGAAATCCATCCTTGACAATCAATATAAATTTGAGGACGGTGACGCGTACAGGGTAGAGCTGCTCGAAGGGATGAATCAATCCGAAATTGAAGAACTCAAAAGGAATTTACCGAACCAACACTTACCAACAGAAATTGAGGGACTTCTTAAGTTCTGTCGAGGCTTTGAATTTTACGGCTTGGAGGAAGTTAGATTTGATTCATTTGGTCATTTTGGTTTTGAAGAAGTTTTTCCAAACTCTATTCAACTTACAGGTGATGGCTTTGGTAACTTTTGGATTCTAGATATTGATTCTAAAGGTAATTGGAATGAGGTATATTATGTATGTCATGATCCAGCCGTTATTGTAAAACACTCTAATGATTTAACACAATTCATTGAGCATGTGGATGAATTTGGACGTGTTGGAGATGAATCAAACCTTGATATAATTCATGAGCAAATTGTATTCAACATTTGGAACGAAAAAGTTGGAATCTGGGAACAGAATGAACGTGATTACGATTTTGAATCAACTGTTGAACTTCCAGAGTCGTTTTTAATTGCTGATTTAACGAACGAACCAATACAGACAGGTTTTGCTTGGGGGAAGTTTGGAGTCAACTCAAAGATTATACGGCCAACAGATGAACCCATTTGGATTGTTGAAAAGAAGATCAAGCAAGGATTTCTAGCAAGGCTCTTTAACCGAAGCAGAAAGTAA